The following coding sequences lie in one Bacillus rossius redtenbacheri isolate Brsri chromosome 13, Brsri_v3, whole genome shotgun sequence genomic window:
- the LOC134538385 gene encoding uncharacterized protein LOC134538385 — MCSYNMLAATVLLFWCAFGGGVQISRAETVTCKTSGYLCGSDCKMVYQCLGAPPNYNLVTLEKCDQTKHYYCSASLGKCSSTFASTCPPPGYQFRCTSVGIFPDPYDCAVFHMCHSGVVASSVTDSEERCESGWLYSVEHHSCRIEANTCLEDPVPRCAAARQTGAIAKNPSYYYECEASADGLYFYPVVYECPHGGVYSGSAKSCVSNSTLTAF; from the coding sequence tgCGCGTTCGGCGGCGGCGTCCAGATCTCACGGGCGGAGACCGTCACCTGCAAGACCAGCGGCTACCTGTGCGGCTCCGACTGCAAGATGGTGTACCAGTGCCTGGGCGCGCCGCCCAACTACAACCTGGTGACCCTGGAGAAATGCGACCAGACCAAGCACTACTACTGCAGCGCCAGCCTGGGCAAGTGCTCCAGCACCTTCGCCTCCACCTGCCCTCCGCCCGGCTACCAGTTCCGCTGCACCTCGGTGGGCATCTTCCCCGACCCGTACGACTGCGCCGTGTTCCACATGTGCCACTCGGGGGTCGTTGCCAGCTCAGTGACCGACAGCGAGGAGCGCTGCGAGAGCGGGTGGCTCTACAGCGTTGAGCACCACTCCTGCCGCATCGAGGCAAACACCTGCCTGGAGGACCCCGTGCCGCGGTGCGCCGCCGCCAGGCAGACCGGCGCGATCGCTAAGAACCCCTCCTACTACTACGAGTGCGAGGCCAGCGCCGACGGCCTCTACTTCTACCCGGTCGTCTACGAGTGCCCGCACGGAGGCGTCTACAGCGGCTCGGCCAAGAGCTGCGTTAGCAACTCCACGCTGACCGCCTTCTGA